The Syngnathus typhle isolate RoL2023-S1 ecotype Sweden linkage group LG3, RoL_Styp_1.0, whole genome shotgun sequence genome window below encodes:
- the LOC133150987 gene encoding voltage-dependent calcium channel gamma-3 subunit-like, with protein MRLCNRGVMMLMTTAGAFCAFSLMTIAVGTDYWLYSRGMCRSKNLGDNETVRKNEEVLTHSGLWRTCCTEGTFRGVCKDIDHFAEDADYEQDAAEYLLRAVRASSLFPILSVGLLFLGGVCVAASEFYKSRYNIILTAGILFVSAGLSNIIGIIVYISANSGDPSQSDNKKSYSYGWSFYFGALSFVLAEMVGVLAVHVFIEKHRQLRTNGRPSLVKAPVSRGSSNYRNRYYNNRPHRHSSRSNHSGTVDFAPDSLRTSLVREASLSSEAKMAALPGLPPPVTSEYMLYALEDADVLLDGLTAAPRDDDDVLPGMCANSKRTTPV; from the exons atgAGGCTGTGCAACCGGGGTGTGATGATGCTGATGACAACGGCGGGGGCCTTCTGTGCCTTCAGCCTCATGACCATCGCGGTGGGGACCGACTACTGGCTGTACTCGCGCGGGATGTGCCGCTCCAAGAACCTGGGCGACAACGAGACGGTCCGCAAGAATGAGGAGGTGCTCACCCACTCGGGTTTGTGGAGGACATGCTGCACtgaag GAACATTTCGAGGTGTTTGCAAAGACATCGATCACTTTGCAGAGGATGCCGACTACGAGCAGGACGCCGCGGAATATTTGCTAC GGGCGGTGCGAGCGTCCAGCCTCTTCCCGATCCTCAGTGTGGGCTTGTTGTTCCTCGGAGGTGTGTGCGTGGCGGCCAGCGAGTTCTACAAGTCACGCTACAACATCATCCTGACTGCGGGCATTCTCTTTGTCTCTGCAG GTTTGAGTAACATCATAGGCATCATCGTGTACATATCGGCCAACTCCGGAGACCCCAGCCAAAGCGACAACAAGAAGAGCTACTCCTATGGCTGGTCCTTCTACTTCGGGGCGCTGTCTTTCGTCCTAGCCGAGATGGTGGGCGTTTTGGCGGTGCACGTGTTCATCGAGAAGCACCGGCAGCTCCGTACCAACGGCCGACCCTCCCTGGTCAAAGCGCCCGTCTCGCGTGGCTCGTCCAACTATCGCAACCGCTACTACAACAATCGCCCTCACAGGCACAGCAGCAGGAGTAACCACAGCGGCACCGTCGACTTCGCCCCCGACTCACTGCGAACCTCCCTGGTGCGGGAGGCGTCGCTCTCATCGGAGGCCAAGATGGCCGCCTTGCCGGGGTTGCCCCCACCGGTTACCTCGGAGTACATGCTTTACGCGCTGGAGGACGCGGACGTGTTGTTGGACGGTTTAACGGCCGCGCCTCGGGACGACGATGACGTACTGCCTGGAATGTGTGCGAATAGTAAGAGAACCACTCCGGTCTGA